One segment of Ureibacillus thermophilus DNA contains the following:
- a CDS encoding acyl-CoA dehydrogenase family protein: MVQTTDFVKGGSFLIEDVDLEKVFTPEDFTDEHIMIAKTTEEFVENEVLPVFDKLENHEFEHSVELMKKAGELGLLSADIPEEYGGLGLDKITSALIGEKMSRAGGFSLTHGAHVGIGSLPIVLFGNEEQKQKYLPKLATGEWIAAYALTEPGSGSDALGAKTTAKLNEAGTHYILNGEKQWITNSGFANVFIVYAKVDGEHFTAFIVERSFPGVSVGPEEKKMGIKSSSTRTLILEDVPVPVENVLGEVGRGHVVAFNILNIGRYKLGIGAVGASKRALELAIQYTNQRKQFNTPISSFNLTKEKLATMASQLYASESLNYRTVGLFEDRFSKLSADEAKDGKAVAKAVAEYAIECSIAKVFGSETLDYIADEAVQLHGGYGFMSEYEVERIYRDSRINRIFEGTNEINRLIVPGTFMKKALKGELPLLQVAQNLQEELLMLMPEEVGDEPLAQERYLVKNAKKIGILAAGVAAQRFGTKLDQEQEVLVNIANIANYVYAMESTVLRTAKAIERDGLEKAQQKLLYTQIFCQEAFAEIEKEAKEIIIASVEGDNARITLSALRKLTRHNPYNLILKKREAADRLIAAEKYIV; encoded by the coding sequence ATGGTTCAAACAACTGACTTTGTAAAAGGTGGAAGCTTCTTAATTGAAGACGTGGATTTAGAAAAAGTGTTTACACCGGAAGATTTTACAGATGAACATATCATGATTGCCAAAACGACAGAAGAATTCGTTGAAAACGAAGTATTGCCAGTATTTGATAAATTGGAAAACCATGAATTTGAACATTCTGTAGAGTTAATGAAAAAAGCAGGGGAACTGGGGCTACTTTCCGCTGACATTCCTGAAGAATACGGCGGCTTAGGTCTTGATAAAATTACTTCAGCTCTAATTGGAGAAAAAATGTCCCGTGCTGGCGGCTTCAGCTTAACGCACGGCGCCCACGTTGGAATCGGTTCATTGCCAATCGTTCTTTTCGGCAATGAAGAACAAAAACAAAAATATTTGCCAAAACTTGCAACGGGCGAATGGATTGCCGCTTATGCGTTGACAGAGCCAGGTTCAGGATCTGACGCATTAGGTGCCAAAACAACTGCAAAACTAAATGAAGCAGGAACTCACTATATTCTAAACGGCGAAAAACAATGGATTACAAACTCTGGTTTTGCCAATGTATTCATTGTCTATGCGAAAGTGGATGGCGAACATTTTACAGCATTCATTGTTGAGCGCTCTTTCCCAGGCGTTTCTGTTGGTCCGGAAGAAAAGAAAATGGGGATTAAATCTTCATCCACTCGCACATTGATTTTAGAAGATGTGCCAGTTCCAGTGGAAAACGTATTAGGCGAAGTTGGAAGAGGTCACGTTGTAGCATTTAACATTTTAAATATCGGCCGCTATAAATTAGGCATTGGTGCAGTAGGCGCTTCAAAACGAGCATTGGAGCTTGCCATCCAATATACAAATCAGCGCAAGCAGTTCAATACGCCTATTTCAAGCTTCAACTTAACAAAAGAAAAACTTGCTACAATGGCATCTCAGCTTTATGCTTCTGAATCGCTTAACTACCGTACAGTAGGCTTATTTGAAGACCGTTTCAGCAAATTATCTGCCGATGAAGCAAAAGATGGCAAAGCAGTAGCAAAAGCTGTTGCGGAATATGCAATTGAATGCTCCATCGCTAAAGTGTTTGGTTCTGAAACTTTGGATTACATTGCGGATGAAGCAGTTCAACTTCACGGCGGTTATGGTTTCATGTCTGAATATGAAGTGGAACGCATTTACCGCGACTCTCGCATCAACCGTATTTTCGAAGGTACAAATGAAATCAACCGCTTGATTGTACCAGGCACATTCATGAAAAAAGCGTTAAAAGGAGAACTTCCTTTATTGCAAGTTGCACAAAACTTACAAGAAGAGCTGCTTATGTTGATGCCTGAAGAAGTGGGCGATGAACCGCTAGCACAAGAAAGATATCTTGTGAAAAATGCGAAGAAAATCGGCATTCTTGCTGCAGGGGTAGCTGCACAACGCTTCGGTACAAAACTTGATCAAGAACAAGAAGTGTTGGTGAACATTGCAAACATCGCAAACTATGTATATGCAATGGAATCAACAGTATTGCGTACAGCAAAAGCTATTGAAAGAGATGGCCTTGAAAAAGCACAACAAAAATTATTGTATACGCAAATCTTCTGCCAAGAAGCTTTTGCAGAAATTGAAAAAGAAGCAAAAGAAATCATCATCGCTTCTGTGGAAGGAGACAATGCACGCATCACGCTTTCTGCATTGCGCAAATTAACTCGCCACAATCCATACAACCTAATCTTGAAAAAACGCGAAGCTGCTGATCGCCTCATCGCAGCAGAAAAATATATCGTATAA
- the gcvH gene encoding glycine cleavage system protein GcvH, producing MSVPKDLRYTSEHEWVKVEDGKVRVGITDYAQSELGDIVFVELPQVGDEIRVGEPFGSVESVKTVSELYAPISGKVVEVNAELEDSPELVNESPYEKAWMIVVEPEDVSQIEQLLTAEKYEELISE from the coding sequence ATGTCAGTACCAAAGGACTTGCGTTATACTTCAGAACATGAATGGGTAAAAGTAGAAGATGGAAAAGTACGTGTAGGAATCACAGATTATGCACAATCTGAACTTGGCGATATTGTGTTCGTGGAACTTCCTCAAGTAGGCGATGAAATTCGAGTGGGCGAGCCATTCGGTAGCGTGGAATCCGTTAAAACGGTTTCGGAATTATATGCGCCGATTTCAGGGAAAGTGGTAGAAGTGAATGCAGAGTTGGAAGACAGCCCTGAACTTGTCAATGAATCGCCATATGAAAAAGCTTGGATGATTGTGGTGGAGCCGGAAGATGTTTCTCAAATTGAACAATTGTTGACAGCTGAAAAATATGAGGAATTGATTTCCGAATAA
- a CDS encoding toprim domain-containing protein has translation MTYEKCIIVEGRSDMLKLVPILAEEVKIVYTNGTISEDALLELLEPYEECELYTFFDADQSGEKLRKLMKRIYSEAIHLNVPRTYMEVANAPRKVLAQLLRDANFSVHKEYLI, from the coding sequence ATGACGTATGAAAAATGTATTATTGTAGAAGGTCGTTCAGATATGCTGAAATTGGTCCCCATCTTAGCGGAAGAGGTAAAGATTGTTTACACGAATGGAACGATTAGCGAAGATGCCCTGTTAGAGCTCCTTGAACCATATGAAGAATGTGAGCTTTATACTTTTTTTGATGCCGATCAATCGGGTGAAAAACTGAGGAAACTCATGAAACGGATTTACTCGGAAGCTATTCATTTAAATGTTCCAAGGACATATATGGAAGTGGCGAATGCACCCCGAAAAGTGCTGGCCCAATTACTGAGAGATGCTAATTTTTCAGTTCATAAAGAATATTTAATATAG
- a CDS encoding arsenate reductase family protein translates to MTLKFIHYPRCTTCKKAQKWLDENGIKYEAIHIVEQTPTKEELKSYWEKSGLPLKKFFNTSGQKYRSLGLKDKLDAMSEEEQLELLASDGMLIKRPIITNGEKVTLGFKEEEFEKVWK, encoded by the coding sequence ATGACGCTGAAATTTATACATTATCCACGATGCACCACTTGCAAAAAAGCGCAAAAATGGTTGGATGAAAACGGAATAAAATATGAAGCTATTCATATTGTAGAACAAACTCCTACAAAAGAAGAATTAAAATCTTATTGGGAGAAAAGCGGACTTCCGCTGAAAAAATTTTTTAATACATCCGGTCAAAAGTATAGATCCCTTGGCTTAAAGGATAAACTAGATGCGATGTCTGAGGAAGAGCAGTTGGAATTGCTTGCTTCAGATGGAATGTTGATTAAACGGCCTATTATAACAAATGGGGAAAAGGTGACTCTTGGATTTAAAGAGGAAGAGTTTGAAAAGGTTTGGAAGTGA
- a CDS encoding thioredoxin family protein, with translation MEEWTIETWKEKAETHELTAFYLYTPFCGTCMVASKMMEVVEALLPQIPMGKANLNYLEEFAFEQQIESVPCLIITKNGKVYEKVYAFKSVQNLYEKLTL, from the coding sequence ATGGAAGAATGGACAATTGAAACGTGGAAAGAAAAAGCAGAAACACATGAACTAACAGCTTTTTATTTATATACACCATTTTGCGGGACGTGTATGGTTGCTTCTAAAATGATGGAAGTGGTTGAAGCATTGCTTCCTCAAATTCCAATGGGAAAAGCAAATCTTAATTATTTGGAAGAATTCGCTTTTGAGCAGCAAATTGAAAGTGTTCCTTGTTTGATTATTACAAAAAATGGAAAAGTTTACGAAAAAGTCTATGCCTTTAAATCCGTACAAAACTTATATGAAAAGTTGACTTTATAG
- a CDS encoding methionine ABC transporter permease, with amino-acid sequence MIETFFPNVKWDIMWQATYDTLYMTIISTAITFVLGLLIGILLFLTSPHQLWANKVVHFLTGSIVNIFRSIPFIILIILLIPFTKFLLGTIRGVNAALPALIIGSAPFYARLVLIAFREVDKGVIEAARSMGANTFTIIWKVLIPESKPALISGITVTAVALVGYTAMAGIIGAGGLGNLAFLEGFQRSREDVTLMATILILVIVFIIQWIGDMITAKTDKR; translated from the coding sequence ATGATTGAGACTTTCTTTCCTAATGTCAAATGGGATATTATGTGGCAAGCAACCTATGACACTCTTTACATGACAATCATCTCTACAGCTATTACCTTCGTTCTTGGATTATTAATTGGAATTTTGCTGTTTTTGACAAGCCCGCATCAATTATGGGCAAATAAAGTGGTGCATTTCTTGACGGGCTCTATTGTCAACATTTTCCGTTCGATTCCGTTTATCATATTAATTATTTTATTAATTCCGTTTACAAAATTTTTGCTTGGGACCATTCGCGGGGTGAATGCCGCTTTGCCGGCGTTGATTATCGGTTCGGCTCCATTCTATGCCCGCCTTGTATTAATCGCATTTAGAGAAGTGGATAAAGGTGTAATTGAAGCAGCAAGATCCATGGGAGCGAATACCTTTACAATCATTTGGAAAGTATTAATTCCAGAATCTAAACCTGCCCTCATTTCAGGTATTACGGTTACGGCTGTTGCCCTTGTTGGCTATACGGCGATGGCCGGAATCATCGGCGCCGGCGGTTTAGGAAACTTGGCCTTTTTGGAAGGTTTCCAACGAAGCCGGGAAGATGTCACACTGATGGCAACGATTTTAATTTTAGTCATTGTCTTTATCATTCAGTGGATAGGCGATATGATTACCGCTAAAACGGACAAGCGTTAG
- a CDS encoding MetQ/NlpA family ABC transporter substrate-binding protein — protein MKKLLSFLLLSVLVLALAACGSKEDSNSSTDEGTNEDQKEKVTLKVGASHTPHAVILEKAKPILAKEGIDLEIEEYQDYVLPNEDLNNGDLDANYFQHIPFLEQKVEEEGYDIVNAGGIHIEPIGIYSKKYKSLDELPDGATILISNSIPDHGRILSLLETQGLIKLKDGIDKTKATLEDIVENPKNLKIEATDAPEMMVTYYENEEGDAVVINSNFAIDAGINPIEDSIAIEGSESPYVNIIAVRSGDENREEIKKLVEVLRSKEIQDFILQEWGGSVVPVSE, from the coding sequence ATGAAGAAATTATTGTCATTTTTACTGCTATCAGTGCTTGTACTTGCTCTAGCAGCATGCGGCTCAAAAGAAGATTCAAATTCTTCTACTGATGAAGGTACTAACGAAGACCAAAAAGAAAAAGTTACATTAAAAGTAGGTGCTTCCCATACACCTCATGCAGTCATCCTTGAAAAAGCAAAACCAATTTTAGCTAAAGAAGGCATTGATTTAGAAATTGAAGAGTATCAAGACTATGTATTACCAAACGAAGATTTAAACAATGGGGATTTGGATGCTAACTACTTCCAGCACATTCCATTCCTTGAACAAAAAGTGGAAGAAGAAGGCTATGACATTGTAAATGCTGGTGGAATCCACATCGAACCAATCGGCATTTACTCTAAAAAATATAAATCTTTAGATGAACTACCTGATGGTGCAACCATTTTAATTTCCAATTCCATTCCAGACCATGGCCGCATTTTATCTTTGCTTGAAACACAAGGTTTAATCAAATTAAAAGATGGCATTGATAAAACAAAAGCTACTTTAGAGGATATTGTAGAAAATCCGAAAAACTTAAAAATTGAAGCAACTGACGCTCCTGAAATGATGGTGACTTACTATGAAAATGAAGAAGGAGATGCTGTTGTCATCAACTCCAACTTCGCCATTGATGCTGGTATCAACCCAATTGAAGATTCCATCGCTATTGAAGGTTCAGAATCACCTTATGTAAACATAATTGCTGTACGTTCTGGCGATGAAAACCGCGAAGAAATCAAAAAATTAGTAGAAGTCTTGCGCTCTAAAGAAATTCAAGATTTCATCCTTCAAGAATGGGGTGGCTCTGTAGTTCCAGTAAGTGAATAA
- a CDS encoding methionine ABC transporter ATP-binding protein — MIEVKDVTKIFKTKSGQLTAVDHVSLSVQKGEIFGIIGYSGAGKSTLIRLLNGLEKPSSGSVIVNGQEISSIKGKELRKARQKISMIFQHFNLLWSRTVAENIAFPLEIAGVPKAEREKRVQELIELVGLKGRGDAYPSQLSGGQKQRVGIARALANNPEVLLCDEATSALDPETTDSILSLLKDINERLGLTIVLITHEMHVIRKICHRVAVMQAGRIVEQGTVLEVFRNPQAEITKNFVMQVSDFKETKEAIEHILKNYPTGKIVKLTFVGNTSEQPVISYLIKEFQIEVNIVHGNISQTANGPYGTLIVQLVGEQEKVQKALDKLQTMNIQTEVIAND, encoded by the coding sequence ATGATTGAAGTAAAAGATGTCACAAAAATATTTAAAACGAAAAGTGGACAATTAACCGCAGTTGATCATGTCAGTTTATCCGTTCAAAAAGGTGAAATTTTCGGAATCATCGGATATAGCGGTGCCGGAAAAAGTACGCTCATTCGCCTTTTGAATGGACTAGAAAAACCATCGAGCGGTTCAGTTATTGTCAATGGTCAAGAAATTTCTTCAATTAAAGGAAAAGAATTGCGAAAAGCGCGGCAAAAGATTAGCATGATTTTCCAACACTTTAATTTGTTGTGGTCGAGAACAGTTGCGGAAAATATTGCTTTCCCGTTAGAGATTGCGGGTGTGCCAAAAGCTGAAAGAGAAAAAAGGGTACAAGAGTTGATTGAGCTTGTTGGATTGAAAGGACGTGGAGATGCTTATCCATCCCAGCTTTCCGGCGGCCAGAAACAGCGTGTTGGGATTGCGAGAGCATTAGCCAATAATCCTGAAGTATTGCTATGCGATGAAGCTACAAGTGCATTGGACCCTGAAACAACGGACTCCATTTTGAGTCTGTTAAAAGACATAAATGAGCGTCTTGGTTTGACCATTGTGTTAATTACTCATGAAATGCACGTGATTCGAAAAATTTGCCATCGGGTAGCAGTAATGCAAGCGGGACGTATTGTGGAACAAGGAACAGTTCTTGAAGTGTTCCGAAATCCTCAAGCGGAAATTACGAAAAACTTTGTGATGCAAGTATCCGATTTTAAAGAAACTAAAGAAGCGATTGAACACATTTTGAAAAACTATCCAACGGGAAAAATAGTAAAACTGACTTTCGTAGGAAATACATCGGAACAGCCAGTTATTTCTTATTTAATAAAAGAATTTCAAATTGAAGTGAATATCGTCCATGGCAATATTTCCCAAACAGCGAACGGCCCTTATGGAACTTTAATTGTTCAGCTTGTTGGAGAACAGGAAAAAGTGCAAAAGGCATTAGATAAATTGCAAACGATGAACATTCAAACGGAGGTGATTGCAAATGATTGA
- a CDS encoding acetyl-CoA C-acetyltransferase — MREAVIVSGARTPIGKAKKGSLAQMRPDDFGAIVVKEAIKRSGYEGEIDDLILGCAMPEAEQGMNIARNIGALAGLPDTTPAITINRFCSSGLQSIAYAAERIMLGHSKAIVAGGVESMSMVPMMGNVIRPNPKLAEEAPQYYMSMGHTAEEVAKRYGVSREDQDEFAVRSHELAHKAIQEGKFNDEIVPIEVVQHYVDENNTLKEKRFTFSVDEGVRPGTTKEVLAKLRPAFSVNGTVTAGNASQTSDGAAAVLVMDREEAEKQGLKPMAKFLSFAVGGVPPEVMGIGPIEAVPKALKLAGLKQEDIDLWELNEAFASQSLQVIRHLGLDMDKVNVNGGAIALGHPLGATGAILTLKLIHELRRQGKKYGVVTMCIGGGMGAAGVFEILY; from the coding sequence ATGCGCGAAGCAGTAATCGTATCAGGGGCAAGAACGCCGATCGGCAAGGCGAAAAAAGGATCCCTTGCCCAAATGCGCCCTGATGATTTTGGTGCAATCGTTGTAAAAGAAGCAATTAAACGTTCAGGATATGAAGGAGAAATTGATGATTTAATTTTAGGTTGTGCCATGCCGGAAGCAGAGCAAGGAATGAACATAGCAAGAAATATCGGGGCATTGGCAGGACTTCCAGATACAACGCCAGCCATTACTATCAACCGTTTCTGTTCTTCTGGTCTACAATCAATTGCTTATGCAGCTGAGCGAATTATGCTTGGCCATTCAAAGGCGATTGTAGCCGGTGGAGTGGAGTCTATGAGCATGGTGCCAATGATGGGGAACGTGATTCGTCCAAACCCTAAACTTGCTGAAGAGGCTCCGCAATATTACATGAGCATGGGGCATACGGCAGAAGAAGTGGCAAAACGCTATGGAGTAAGCCGCGAAGATCAAGATGAGTTTGCTGTTCGTTCCCATGAATTAGCTCATAAGGCGATTCAAGAAGGTAAATTCAATGATGAAATTGTTCCGATTGAAGTCGTACAGCATTATGTTGATGAAAATAATACATTGAAGGAAAAACGCTTTACGTTCTCAGTGGACGAAGGAGTGCGTCCAGGAACAACGAAGGAAGTGTTGGCGAAATTGCGTCCAGCCTTCAGCGTAAATGGCACAGTGACAGCTGGAAATGCATCCCAAACTTCCGACGGCGCTGCAGCAGTTCTTGTAATGGACCGGGAAGAAGCTGAAAAACAAGGATTAAAACCAATGGCAAAATTTTTAAGCTTTGCTGTTGGGGGCGTTCCACCTGAAGTGATGGGAATCGGACCAATTGAAGCCGTGCCAAAAGCGTTGAAATTGGCAGGTTTGAAACAAGAAGATATCGACTTATGGGAGCTCAATGAAGCCTTTGCTTCCCAATCCCTTCAAGTTATTCGCCATCTAGGTTTAGATATGGATAAAGTAAATGTCAACGGAGGCGCGATTGCATTAGGACATCCGCTAGGTGCAACTGGAGCCATCTTAACATTGAAGCTGATCCATGAATTAAGAAGACAAGGCAAAAAATATGGCGTTGTGACAATGTGCATTGGCGGCGGTATGGGAGCTGCTGGCGTATTTGAAATTTTATATTAA